CTCGACGAAGGTGAAAAGTTTTACAAGCAGCACGGCAAACCGTTGTTCAGCTCCCACATGCTCGACCTGAGCGAAGAGTCGCTGGAAGATAATATCGCCATCAGCAAAAAATATCTTGAGCGCATGAAGAAAATGGACATGACCCTCGAAATAGAGCTGGGCATCACCGGCGGCGAAGAAGACGGCGTGGACAACACGAGCGTAGATAGTTCGCGACTCTACACCCAGCCCAAAGAGGTGGCCTACGCTTATGAGCAACTCAAACTGGTAAGCAACCGCTTTACCATTGCCGCTTCCTTTGGTAATGTGCACGGCGTGTACAAGCCCGGCAATATAAAACTAGAACCGATTATCCTGAAAAATTCGCAGAAATACATCCAGGAGAAACTCCACACCGAACCCAATCCTGTCAACTTTGTATTTCATGGCGGCAGCGGTTCATCGCAGGAGCATATCCGCGAAGCAATCGGTTATGGTGTTGTAAAAATGAACATCGACACCGACACCCAATGGGCTACCTGGGAAGGTGTGATGAATTATTACAAGAAAAAGGAACATTTCCTGCAGGGGCAAATCGGAAACCCCGAAGGCGAAGATAAACCCAACAAGAAATATTACGACCCACGCAAGTGGCTGCGCGAAGGCGAGCAAAGCATGATCAACCGTCTTGAGATTGCCTTTGACGATCTCAACAGCAAAAACTCGCTGTAGCATTTTCATTAAACTCTAAATTAAAAAAACCCGCATCAACGAATGATGCGGGTTTTTTTGTAGGACTGAATTGTGGGGTTAGTTGCTCCACTTTTTTGATACTCGTAATTTCTATTCTGCTACTGCCATAATGCCGCGTATCGGGATTTTGTCGAGCATGGCGGTTACCTGGTTTTCATCTTCGATGCCGGTAACTGTGAATGTGAACAAGGTATTTCCAAAAACCAGTTGCACATCGTAGCTTACCAATTGCTCTTGCTCTGCCGGCGTTTTTGTGAGCAGGGCTTTTTGGCCATCAATCTTGATACGTTTTTGGTTGGGGTCGGAATTCAGAAAAGCGGGCATGTTCAGCAGTATGTTGATGGCGGACAGAAATGGCGAATCACTCACGATCTCTACTTCGGCGTGATTTACTTCGGCTTTGTAGTGGCGGCTTACAAATAATCCGGCGAAAGCTGTATTCATTCCGGTAACGTTGTCGCTTTCAGCAATAGCGGCCATGTCGCCCAGTTGCTGCGGCATCATCTCCAGGATGTCGCGCCCGATGGCCTGGTTGATTCCGTTGAGCGCTTGTTGCAATGCAAAGCGGGCATCTTCCAGATTTCCGCTTTTGTAGGCGCCGGCAGCCTCATCGAGCAGTGCCGGAACCTCCTGGCTTCGCGCTTGCAGCGCTACCATTAATACAATCGAAAGTATGAGGGTTATTTTTTTCATTGTTCACCTAGCTCCTTTTTAATGTTTCCAATATTAATCTCTTTGGATGAATTCATCATCTCGTTTTCGTCGGCGTAATTGATGCCTTCGGTTATCAGTATCGACGATTGTCCGAAAGGAACGCTGAGTTTGTACCCCGAATACTCGTCGTATTCGAGCACGGCGCGTTTTCCGTCGAAGGTGACGATCTTGCGGTTGTCGTCGTCTGAAGTTTGATACATCCCACCGGCCGAGGAAAGGTATATTCCGGCGGCAGAAAGAAGAGCTCCATCATTGCCCACGGTAACTTTAAACTGCTTGTCGTCCTGGCGGTAGGTGCGCTCGATGAAAAGCCCTACAAATCCTATCCCGGTGCTGGCCACATTATCTTCCTCTTTTACGGCGGGCAACCCGTTGATAGTTTCGGGAAATCCTTCCAGGATTTTTTCACCAATCTCCATCTCTATGCCGAGGATGGCCTGGCGCAATCCAAACCGGGCATCGCTGTATTTCTTATTTCCAAAAGCAGCATCAGCCTGATCGATGCTGGCCAGCACATCGGGTGCTTCGGTGGTGAGCCCCGCGCCTTTGGTGTTGGAGGGCCGGTTGGCATCGTTGCTGCCACCATAGCTACCTTGTTGTTGCTCAGTACCAAAAACCTCCTCCACGGCTTTGTTTTCAGCCTTTTCTTTAAGCTTTCTGATTAAACTGCCCTGCCCGAACGCGGGCTGCCAGGCAAAACATCCTGCCAGAAGCAACAGGAATACGTATTTACTTAATGATTTCATAACTTAGAATTTTTTAATTACTTCGCGAAAATAGAATTTCTCATTTAAAAACAAATACTTAAAATTATTTTTCGTTGTCAAGATGCCTGTTTTTGCCGCTGCCTGATTGTGTTTTACAAATATCTTTTAAGATTTTGACCCGGGGGCATTAGAAATTTTCTGATGACCTGCAAAAATAAACTTTAGTACATTTGTTAAAATTTTTAAATACTCATCTATAACTACATTTTATAATGAAAAATGTTCTACTGACAATGCTTTTTTTATGCAGCATTTTGGCTGGCTTTGGCCAACCGGCTACTTTTGACCTGCGTAATGTGAATGGCGTAAACTACGTAACCAGTGTAAAAAATCAGCAAGGTGGCACCTGCTGGACACATGGTGCCTATTCGGCTATGGAAGGCAACCTGATGATGACCGGGGTCTGGACGGCTGCCGGCGAAACCGGCGAACCCGACCTGGCCGAGTACCACCTCGATTGGTGGAACGGTTTTAACCAGCACAACAACGACGATATGAATCCTCCTTCGGGCAGCGGCCTGGAAGTGCATAATGGCGGCGACTACCGCGTTACCAGCGCTTACCTCTCACGCAACGAAGGTGCAGTGCGCGATATCGACGCGCCATCCTTCAATACACCGCCTGCTCGCACCAGCGACACCTATCATTACTACTATCCGCGACATATCGAGTGGTACACCATGGACCAAAATCTGAATGGCATCAATCTGATAAAAAATAAAATAATGGAATATGGCGTGCTGGGCACCTGCATGTGCTACAGCGGTAGCTATATGAGTAATTACGTTCATTATCAGCCGCCCACCAGCAACGAAGACCCAAACCATGCTGTGGCTATTGTAGGCTGGGACGACACCAAAGTGACGCAGGCTCCGCAGCCGGGCGCCTGGATTGTAAAAAACTCCTGGGGCGGCTCTTGGGGACTCAGTGGCTACTTCTGGATTTCGTATTACGACAAACATGCTTGCCGCGAACCCCAGATGGGAGCTATCTCTTTTCAGGAAGTAGAACCATTGCAATATGAGCACACCTATTATCACGACTACCACGGCTGGCGCGACGAGCTGGAATCAGCAACCGAAGCTTTCAATGCTTTTACGGCTGATGGCGCTCAGATTCTTAAAGCGGTTAGCTTTTTCACCGCTGCGCACGATGTGGATTATGTTGTAAAAATCTACGGCACTTTTACAGGTGGTAATTTAACAAATCTCCTCTCGACACAAACCGGGCATTTCGACTATTCCGGCTTTCACACCGTCGATCTTTCTCAGGCTGTTAACCTCACCGCAGGGCAGAACTTCTATGTTTATCTGAGCCTCTCGGACGGCGGACATCCATACGACCGGACAAGCGACGTACCCGTGCTGCTTGGCGCAAGCTACCGAACCATTGTAGAATCGGCCGCCGCACCCGGACAGAGCTTTTATAACGATGGAAAATCGTGGAATGATTTTTATGATTACAACGATCCTTCCGGCTTTCAGCACACCGGCAACTTCTGCATCAAAGCACTGACGGTAGACGGACAGATGACCCTACCCTCTTCCTTCGACCTTCGCAACGTGAACGGCGTAAGCTACGTCACCAGCGTTAAAAATCAGCAGGGCGGCACCTGCTGGACGCACGGCTCGTCGGGCGCGATGGAAGGCAACCTGCTGATGACCGGCAACTGGGCAGATGCCGGCGAAACCGGAGAGCCAGCTTTGGCCGCCTACCACCTCGACTGGTGGAATGGTTTCAATGACCATTACAACGAAGACCTTGATCCTCCCTCCGGCAGTGGCCTGGAAGTGCATCAGGGTGGCGACTATCGCGTTACTACCGCTTACCTCTCACGTGGCGAAGGTTCTACCCGTGCAATCGACGGCAACACCTTCTCCTCACCGCCAGAGCGCAACCTCGATACTTATCACAAATATTACCCGCGCGATGTGGAGTGGTATGTGGCCGGACCCAACCTGGAAAACATCGATCTGCTCAAAACTAAGATCATGGAAAATGGCGTAATGGCTACCTGCATGTGCTACGACGGCGCATTTATTTCGGGTACGATTCATTACCAGCCGCCAACAAGCAATG
The nucleotide sequence above comes from Bacteroidales bacterium. Encoded proteins:
- the fbaA gene encoding class II fructose-bisphosphate aldolase, producing MADKVLEVVKAGVVSGDDVQKIFEIARRKHFALPAVNVVGTNSVNAVMEAAAKAKSPVIIQFSNGGAVFYAGKSISNENQQAAILGAVSGAMHVHKLAAIYGVPVILHTDHAAKKLLPWIDGLLDEGEKFYKQHGKPLFSSHMLDLSEESLEDNIAISKKYLERMKKMDMTLEIELGITGGEEDGVDNTSVDSSRLYTQPKEVAYAYEQLKLVSNRFTIAASFGNVHGVYKPGNIKLEPIILKNSQKYIQEKLHTEPNPVNFVFHGGSGSSQEHIREAIGYGVVKMNIDTDTQWATWEGVMNYYKKKEHFLQGQIGNPEGEDKPNKKYYDPRKWLREGEQSMINRLEIAFDDLNSKNSL